Proteins found in one Zea mays cultivar B73 chromosome 1, Zm-B73-REFERENCE-NAM-5.0, whole genome shotgun sequence genomic segment:
- the LOC100275347 gene encoding uncharacterized protein LOC100275347, with amino-acid sequence MLDIQKRRVRLLLFITAVLALSITAEKFRELVGKEAASKSGQFTFMNCFDMGSGSLACTAKEGVKLYVNNIRSAHLEMVRQRAMEKALADAVTEGLTPSEAAKQAQKISAKATKLAARQAKRILGPIISCGWDFFEAMYFGGSMTEGFLRGTGTLFGTYMGGFHGEERFGKLGYLAGSHLGSWGGGRIGLMIYDIISGLKFMFQSIQPEYESSSYAEDGPEYAESYTNQEDSTYYETSEEKQEESKWFGLF; translated from the exons ATGTTGGACATACAGAAGCGGCGCGTGCGGCTGCTGCTCTTCATCACGGCCGTCCTCGCGCTCAGCATCACCG CTGAGAAGTTCAGGGAACTTGTTGGAAAGGAGGCTGCATCAAAGAGTGGTCAATTCACATTCATGAACTGCTTTGACATGGGCTCTGGCAGCCTTGCGTGCACTGCAAAGGAGGGTGTCAAGTTGTACGTCAACAACATCCGAAGTGCACACTTGGAAATGGTGCGGCAACGAGCCATGGAGAAAGCTTTAGCTGATGCTGTGACGGAAGGCCTAACACCTAGTGAAGCAGCCAAACAAGCTCAGAAGATTAGTGCAAAAGCGACTAAACTTGCTGCTCGTCAAGCCAAAAGGATATTGGGACCAATAATTTCTTGTGGTTGGGACTTCTTCGAAGCAATGTACTTTGGTGGAAGCATGACGGAAGGTTTTCTCCGGGGCACTGGCACCTTGTTTGGAACTTATATGGGTGGTTTCCATGGTGAGGAGCGCTTTGGGAAGCTGGGATATCTTGCAGGAAGCCATCTAGGAAGCTGGGGTGGAGGAAGAATTGGATTGATGATTTATGATATCATAAGCGGCCTGAAATTTATGTTCCAGTCTATCCAACCTGAGTATGAATCATCTTCATATGCTGAAGATGGTCCAGAATACGCAGAAAGTTACACAAACCAAGAGGACTCAACATACTATGAAACATCAGAGGAAAAGCAGGAAGAATCAAAATGGTTTGGTTTGTTCTGA